The nucleotide window AAAGAACAATTTAATTATGGTGGGACGTAGCGAATTTCATTGTTTCACAGCGGAAACGGGGATAGCCTCCAACAAGCTGCCGGCGCGGGCGTGTCGCGCGGCCGAGATAAACAGTAGTGATCCATCACGAGGAGCGGCCATGGCCGAGTTTAGCAGCGATGACCCGGAAAACGCCAACAAGATGCGGTTCATGTTCGGCCCCGGTCAAGTCGACCAAGGGGTTCGGCAAACGATCCACATTTGCTGGATGATGCTGCCGGAAGGCGGGAAGACCGTCGACGAGTTGGAGCGGCAATTTCGTCGCATTGTCGATCGCGCGATCAAAGACCTGCGCGAGGACTCCGACGCGTTCGGCTTGCCGAAGTGATGGATAACCATACACTCCACTGGGCCCGGGCCACGACGGTGCTCACGGTTCCAACGCTGGTCGTCGGCCCTGGCCAGTGAATGCTGATCCGTTATGCGGCGAGGAACGTGAACCGTCTCCAACTCAGCATCATCGTCGGAATAGTATGCGCCGTGCTGCTGACGATGATTCGGGGCAGTTGGCGTGACGCACCCTTTGTAGTGCCAATCTTTGGGGCTGCAGGATTCTCGGCCACCTATGCAATCGCGTTCATCATCCGATCAGAACGGATTGCTAAGATTGAGGCCGCTTCAAAGCAGCGTCGAGGCGTGCCGCTTCTTCGCAACGCGGCGGCCTTCGCACTCGTTGCTGTCTCGTTTATTTGGTCTGGCCATGTGATTCAAGGGGCGGGGTTCGGCGGGTGGCTTGTCGCGATTTTCTTGGGTGTCGTGTTCCCCTTGGCCGTGTGCTTGCTCGCGTCGCACTGGCCGGTCGTCTTCGGGCTGCTGGCAGCTACTTCGCTTGCCATTTCCACACTTCTTAATCACCCCAACTTCCGGCAGAACGCCTTCGCCCGAGACGCTTGGGAACAGTTCTGGCAACGCGACGCTGGCGTATGGGTTTTTATCTGGGGCGTCCTCGCTGTGCTTTCGCTTTTTGTCTCGGTCCCTCTGGCTCTCCGGCGTCGCCGCCTAACCAGCCCGGCTCGCCAATCCCCAGCCTAGATGTTCCAAGTAGTCCGGATACGATTTCAAAATTATCACATTCCATAGTCATCCGAGTTGACTGATCATTCAATCAATAGTAAATTGATCGTTCAATCAAAAGGCGTAACTATTGATGGCAGATGGACCTGATACAAAAACAAAGATACTTGAGGCGGCCTTCCGGTTGTTTCATGAGCAGGGGTATCACGCCACCAGCGTATCCACCATTCTTCGCGAAGCCGGTATTAACTCCGGGAGCCTCTATCACTTTTTTGACAGCAAAGAACGGCTGCTTGAAGGCGTGCTGCGGTGGGCGCTGGATGCACTTCGCCCGCTGGTCATGAATGCGGTGGAGGCAAGAACCGACGACCCGATTGAGCGCATTTTTGCATTATTGGACCAATACCGCGACGGCATGAAACGCTTCGGCTGTCGGATGGGTTGCCCGATCGGCAATCTGGCGTTGGAGGTCGCCGACGATCACCCTGAGGCGCGAACGCTCATTCATCAGAACTTTGCCAATTGGTCCGCGGTGGTCAAAGGCTGGCTTGATGCCTCCGGCGATCGATTGCCGGCGACGTGCAATCGCGAGCAACTGTCCAAGATGGTTCTCACGGTCATGGAAGGCGCCATCATGCAGGCACGGGCCGCCGGCAATTTGCAGCCGTTTGATGATTCGGTGGCGCAGTTTCGTGCGTATATCGATGCGCTCAAACGCGAAGCGGCCGGAACGCGTAAGCCGGTTGCCGCAACGATGGTATAGGCAGGGGGCAACAGCAGGCGAAGGAGACCGGGCATGACTTTCGATCTATCAAAACTGAACTGGCTGGCGATCGGCCTTGTTTGCGTCGCCACATTTTTTCTCGGTGCGATCTGGTACACCGCGTTCGGGCCGTTGTGGGTCAAATACAACGGCTACACGCCCGAGCAGGTGACGGCCATGCAAAAGGCTCGCCCGCCGGCGGTGTTCTTCGGCGGGATGATTGTGAGCTACGCGCTGTTTGCGGTTTTCCTCGCGATCGTGCTTCAGAACATGCCGGTTAGCGGTTGGAGGGCGGCGGCGCTGGCGGGACTCGTGATCTGGCTGGCAATTGCCGTGCCGATCGGCGTGACGGGGTGGATCGCCAGCACGAAGCACATCGGTGTTTATGTGATCGACCTTGCGTACCAACTGGTCTTCATAGTGGGCGGTTCGATCGTGCTGTCGCTGTGGCGACGCTGAAAGCGGCTGATCATTGGCATTTAATTTGTTATGAAAACATAACATCGAGGTGTAGACATGTCCGCCATCACAATTCTTGTTCCCCTACTGTTAACTGCTTTTACTGCATTTGCTCGGCAGCCTGCATCCCAGCCTTCCACGCAACCGGTGCGAGGCGACACATTGACCGTGAGCGCCGTCATCAACGCACCTGCTGATGAGATATTCCATTGTTTCACCACCGGCCCAGGTTTTGTGAAAGCGATGGGGGTGGCCAATGCCAAGGTGGATTTTCGCGTCGGCGGACAGATTCGCAGCGCCTATAAGCCAGAGACCGATCTTGATTCGGATCAGGCGATCGTCAACACCATCCTCGCCTTCGAACCCAACCGCATGCTCGCCATTAAACCCACCGCGCCGGCGGGTTCGCCGGATTGGCTTCAGGCGATTTGTCGAACCGGGTGGAACGTCATCACGCTCGATACACTGGGGCCGGACCGCACCCGCATCACCATCGTGGGCATGGGCTATGAACGAGGTCTCCTCTTCGACACGGCGTACCGGTTTTT belongs to Planctomycetia bacterium and includes:
- a CDS encoding TetR/AcrR family transcriptional regulator, producing the protein MADGPDTKTKILEAAFRLFHEQGYHATSVSTILREAGINSGSLYHFFDSKERLLEGVLRWALDALRPLVMNAVEARTDDPIERIFALLDQYRDGMKRFGCRMGCPIGNLALEVADDHPEARTLIHQNFANWSAVVKGWLDASGDRLPATCNREQLSKMVLTVMEGAIMQARAAGNLQPFDDSVAQFRAYIDALKREAAGTRKPVAATMV
- a CDS encoding DUF1761 domain-containing protein is translated as MTFDLSKLNWLAIGLVCVATFFLGAIWYTAFGPLWVKYNGYTPEQVTAMQKARPPAVFFGGMIVSYALFAVFLAIVLQNMPVSGWRAAALAGLVIWLAIAVPIGVTGWIASTKHIGVYVIDLAYQLVFIVGGSIVLSLWRR